The region GATCGCCATGCCGGGGAGCAGCACCTGGAACGACCGCCGGTGGGTCAGCTTGATCCGGGCGCGTTCGGCGGCGGCGGTCACGCCCCGCTCGGCGTTGGTGACCGCTTCGCGGGCCACCCGCACCCGGTCGGCGGCCTGGGCGTCGACGATGCCCCGGGCCGGGGCGGCCGCGATGGTCGGGGTGGCGTCGAACTCGACGATGACGGTCTGGGCTGGGCCGGAGGCGGGGGCGGCGGTCGAGGGCCCCGGCGTGAGCAGGGTTGCGGCCAGCCCGGCGGCGGTCGCTGTCGCGACCCATCGTCGGCTGGCGGATAAGGGCTCGATCATGCCCTTGAGGGTCAGGGGCGGCTTCCCTTCCGGGCAACGGTTGCCGGCGTCACGTTTGTGCCGTTGGCACCTGATGGCCACAATCGACCGTGTCACTTGAACCGAATGCCCTGGCCGGTGCCGGTGTCCACGCCGACGAGGAGGCGATCCTGCGGGCATTGCTGACGCTGCCCCAGGCGACCGTCGACGAGCTTTCGATCGCCAGTGACCAACCACCGGAGCAGGTCGCCGGCGCGTTGGCCCGGTTGTCCGGGCGGGGCCTGGTCGCCCGGCTGGCCGGCGCGCAACCCCAGTACACGGCGGCGGACCCGCGGGCCGCGCTGGACGCCCTGATCCACCCCGCCGAGCGGGCACTACGCCGAGCCCGGGAAGCCGCCGCCGAACTCAGCGCGCTGTTCCACACCGCCCGTGCCGAACGGCCGGTGGCCGGACCGGTGGAGGTGGTCACCGGGCGGGAGGAGATCAGCCGGTACTTCGTACGGATCCAGCAGAGTGCCGTACGCGACGTCTGCGCCTTCGACCGGCCGCCGTACGTACACGCCGTCGGTAACCCGGTCGAACCGGCTATTCTCGCCAGGGGCGTACGGTGGCGCGTGGTCTACCACCCGGACGCGCTCGCGCTGCCCGGTGCCCTGGCCGACGTCCGTGCCCTGGCGACACTCGGGGAACAGGCCCGGGTGCTGACCGACGTGCCGTTCAAGATGCACCTGGTCGACGATCGGGTCGCCATGGTGGCGCTGGACACCGACACCGCCACCGTACGAGCCGCGCTGGTGTATCCCTCGGCGCTGCTGGAGGCGCTGTCGATCGTGTTCGAGTCGTGCTGGCAGCGGGCCACGCCGTTGGACGGGGCCGCCGGCGAGGAGGAGGTCTCCGACGAGGACCGGCAGCTACTGGCATTGCTGGCGGCCGGCGTCAAGGACGACGCGATCGGCCGCCAGTTGGGCCTGTCGGTACGCACCATGCGGCGCCGGGTGCGCCGGCTGCTGGACCTGCTCGGTGCACAGACCCGGTTTCAGGCCGGCATGCAGGCCGCCCGGCGCGGCTGGATCTGACACGCGGCTGCCGAAGTGGCAGGTCGTGGACCTGCGGTGCTACCGTCCGTCCGGTGATCGACACCGAAGTGCAGCTCGTCGCCCAGCCACGCATCGATACCCTGGCGACCAGGTATCCCACCGACGTCCGCCAGTTGCGGAGCGACTTCGCGGGAGTCGCCTGGATCGGCGACACGCCCAGTTCTGGCAGCGGCATGATGGGCCCGAGCTACCAGCGACGTTCGTTCGACACCCGGCTCTTCCTGCCGGACACCCACTGGTACGACGCGGACCTCCTTGGGAACGTCGTGGTGCAGGTGAGTGCCAGCGTGTTACAGGTCGCGAGCACCGCGCAGCAGACGCAGGGGCTGGTCGGCGCGGTGGCCGAACCGGTGGTGGAGTTCTACGAGCACCCCGAGGGGCTGGACGGGGTGGGGCTCTGCCTCTGGCTGCGGGGCACCATCTGGTCCAACATCGGCCTGTCGTACCGGGTGAGCGTACTGTCCGACCCCGACGCGGTGATCCGCGTCGGCACGGACGTGGACGTGGCCGACGAGGACGGCGACGCGGACACCGGCGGTAGCGGTGATGCCGACGGTGGTGGTGGCGAGTAGAGCCGCGCGGCCCGCATCCCGATGACGGAACGGGCCCGTTTCCATCGCAGTAAGCGATGGAACGGGCCCGTTGCCGTCGTACGGATCAGGCGGTGAGCATCTTGCGTGTGCCCGGCGCGGTTGGCTCTGACGCCTGGTCCAGCGGCGGCATCCAGCCGATCAGATCAGCAGGTCCTTGAAGTAAATGCTGGCCATGCGGGCCCCACCGAGTCCCGAGGCGAAACCGAAGCAGAGGCGGGCACTGTTCAGGTTGGCCGGGTCGGTGAGGTGCACCCCCATTCCCTCTGGTTCGCGGAAGGAGAGCGAGTATCCGGCCTTGGACCAGGCGCGCTGGACGACCGCGCCAGTGCTGAAGTCCACGGTGGTCAGGTAGGTGTTGCCGTAGTTGGCCTCGGTCGAGTCGTACGTACCGTAGGCGCTGCCTTCCAGTAGATAGAGGTATCGGCCGAAGCTGGTGTAACCCTGGAACGGCCGACTGTCGGCGACCACGCTGGGCTGATCCACGGTGGCGATCGGGGTGTAGTTCCCGCTCTTGAACGCGGCCAGGTCATAGGCGGAGATACGCATCCGGCCGCCGAGCGAGTAGCGCACGATGAGCTGCCCGTACGCGAAGTCGACCGATGCGGTGGTGTTGGTGGCCCCGGCGACCGGCTTGTGCTTCTCCATCGGTGAGGCCTTGGTCAGCACCGCCCGGTCGACGAACGGGAACCGGGCGATGGACGAGCCGCGCGCGGTCTTACCGTCGCTCACCGCGTCCGTCTCCGTCCACAGGTAGGTCGAGCTGCCGACCGGCTCCGCGCCCATCGACACACCGTGCCCGAAGCCCAACAGGTACATCTGCCCGAGCTGGTTGCCGGCGAAGTCGAGCTGGGTGACGCAGAGGTCGCCGGCGGCGTTGCGGGCCCCCCCGCTGACCGCAGCCGGCTCGGCGAGCTTCAGCCCACCCTGGAGCACCTGGGCGACGTAGATCCGCCGGTTGACGTTGTCGAAGGCGAAGGACTGGAGGACGGTGGCGTTGCGTAGCGGCTTTTCCCGGAACAGCGGGTCCGATCCGTCGGTCAGGTTGAACCGTCGTGACGCCGGCAGTTCCGCTGCGGCCAGCGCGGTCGCCCGGGCCGTCACCGGCGGGGCGGCCCCGGCGGGCTGGCTCAGGCCCAGTGTGCCCAGTGCGCCCAACGCCGTCCCGCCGCCGGCGACCAGCAGGCCGCGCCGTGAAACCGTGTCAGCCATATGGAGAACTCCCCGGGTTTGAAGAATCGTTGCAGATGCAACGGGTGCCGAGAAGGAAACTTTCATATATCGACATGGGTTCGCAAGGGTGATGCTGGCCCGGATGTTAGGAGGGCCCCTTCCTACGCAGAAAGCGGGCGGATTCCAGGGGTCGTTGCAACACAGGTGATCAACTGGCTTCGGTCAGAAGCTTAGCGATGCGCTCGGCTGGGGTGTCCCAGCCGAGTGTTTTGCGTGGTCGGCCGTTGAGTTCGGCGGCGACGGCGGCGAGGTGCTCCGGGGCGTGGACGGCGAGGTCGGTGCCTTTGGGGAAGTACTGGCGAAGCAGACCGTTGGTGTTCTCGTTGGAGCCGCGTTGCCAGGGCGAGTGTGGATCACAGAAGTAGACGGGAATGTCCGCAGCGGTGCTGAACTGGTGGTGCAGGGCCATTTCGGCGCCTTGGTCCCAGGTCAGGGATCGTTTGAGGTGGGCCGGCAGGGTGGCGACGGTGGCCTGCAGCGCGTCACGGACACGCTCAGCGGTACGACCGCGACCCAGGTGCACCAACAGGACGTAGCGGGTAGCGCGTTCCACCAGGGTGCCGATGGCCGAGGCGCTGTCCTTACCGATGATGAGGTCGCCTTCCCAGTGGCCGGGCACGGCCCGGTCGTCGGCTTCGGCGGGCCGGTCGCTGATCATCACCATGGGCGCGGTGAAGCGAGGCTGACGTTGTCCGGGTTGGCGGCGCGGGCGGCGGACCGCGCGGCCGGTACGCAGCGCCCGAGTCAGCTCGCGGCGTAGCTCACCGCGTCCCTGCACGTAGAGCGCCTGGTAGATCGTTTCGTGGGTCACGTGCATCCCTGGCTGGTCGGGGAAGTCTCGCCGCAACCGTTGCACGATCTGTTCCGGGCTCCACTTACGGTCCAAGCCGTCCTGCACTGCCTGGCGTAGCCGCGGGTTCGCGGCGAGCTTGCCCGTCTTCGGCCGTGGGCGCCGCTGTTCGGCCCGTGCCTGAGCCGCGTGAGGGCGGTAGTCCCCTGTCCCGGGATGGGCATTACGGCGCAGTTCACGGCTGATCGTGGACGGATCCCGCCCCACCTCGGCTGCGATCGACCGAAGCGACCTGCCTTCGCGCCGCAGGTCAGCGATCAGGATCCGGTCGTCCACGGACAGAAACCGACCGGAGGAAGTCCCGGGCCGGGCAGGAGGTTGCGCCTCCTGCCCGGCCCGGGACTTCCGCCCGTGCCGCCAACGATGGCCAGTACGCCGGTTGACCCCGACGATCCGACACGCCTGTGCGGTACCTACACCCTGCGCCACAAGATCAAGATAAGCCTGACGCTCAGCATGCAACTTCTTCCGGCCCTGAGGCGCCCGGTCCTTACGGATCTCGAACACTGCAACTCCTGAACAGATCAGGTGTTGCAACCACCACTAGAACTCAAGGCGATAAGAAGGGGCCCTTCCTTACAGCACAGCTCAGGCGGTGAGCATCTTGCGCAGGACGTACTGCAGGATGCCGCCGTGGCGGTAGTAGTCGGCCTCACCCGGGGTGTCGATGCGGACCACCGCGTCGAACTCGATCCCCGTGTCGGTGGTGACCTTGACGGTACGCGGGATCCGGCCCTCGTTGAGCGCGGTCACACCGGTGATGGTGAACGTCTCCGTGCCGGTGAGCCCGAGCGTGTCGGCGGTCACCTCGTTCGGGTACTGCAACGGCAGCACCCCCATGCCGATCAGGTTGGACCGGTGAATCCGCTCGTACGACTCGGCGATGACAGCCCGTACGCCCAGCAGCATGGTGCCCTTGGCCGCCCAGTCCCGCGACGAGCCCGAGCCGTATTCCTTGCCCGACAGGATCACCAGCGGTACGGCCGCCGCCTGGTAGGCCACCGAGGCGTCGTAGATCGAGGTCTGCTCGCCGGTCAGGTGGTTGACCGTGAAGCCACCCTCCACCCCCGGGACGAGCTGATTGCGCAGCCGGATGTTGGCGAAGGTACCCCGGATCATCACCTCGTGGTTACCACGCCGCGAGCCGTACGAGTTGAACTCGTGCCGGGCCACCCCGTGCTCGGCCAGGTACTTCCCGGCGGGGGAGTCGGCCTTGATCGCGCCGGCCGGCGAGATGTGGTCGGTGGTGACCGAGTCACCCAGCTTGGCCAGCACCCGGGCGGCGGTGATGTCGTTCACCGGCTGCGGGTCCTGGGCCATACCCTCGAAGTACGGGGGCTTGCGCACGTAGGTCGACTCGCCGGCCCAGGCGAAGGTGTCCCCGGTCGGGGTGGGTAGCGACTGCCAGCGCTCGTCCCCGGCGAAGACGTCGGAGTACGCCGCGCCGAACCCGGCCGCGCCGATGGCGGAGGCGATCACGTCCTGGATCTCGGCGGAGTTGGGCCAGATGTCACGGAGGAAGACCGGCTCACCGTCCGAGCCGTAGCCGATCGGCTCGTTGGCCAGGTCGATGTCCATCGTGCCGGCCAGCGCGTAGGCCACCACCAGCGGCGGGGACGCCAGGTAGTTCATCTTGACGTCCGGGTTGATCCGGCCCTCGAAGTTCCGGTTGCCGGAGAGCACCGAGACCACCGACAGGTCGGCCTCGTTGACCGCGGCGGAGACCGCCTCGGGCAGCGGCCCGGAGTTGCCGATGCAGGTGGTGCAGCCGTAGCCCACCAGGTGGAAGCCGAGCTTCTCCAGGTAGGGGGTGAGACCGGCCCGCTCGTAGTAGTCCATGACCACCTTGGAGCCGGGGGCCAGCGTGGTCTTCACCCACGGCTTGCGGGTCAGACCCCGCTCGACGGCGTTGCGGGCCAGCAGCGCCGCGCCGATCATCACCTGCGGGTTGGAGGTGTTGGTGCACGAGGTGATAGCGGCGATCACGACAGCGCCGTGGTCGAGCTCGTACTCGGCACCGTTCTCGTCGGTGACCCGGATCGGGTTGCTCTGCCGGCCGTTCGCGCCGGTGGCCGCCGAGATCAGGTCACGCGGCTTGTCAGCCGGGTCGATCTGGTCGTTGGCCGGCGGGTCGCTGGCCGGGAACGACTCCTTGCTGGCCTCGTCCGCCGGACCGGTGACCGGCCGCTTGTCGGTGTCCAGGTAGTTCTGCAACGCCGAGCGGAACAGCGTCTTGGCGTTGCCCAGCGGCACCCGGTCCTGCGGGCGCTTCGGCCCGGCCAGGGACGGCTCGATGGTGGAGAGGTCCAGTTCGAGCCGCTCGCTGTAGTCCGGCTCGGCGGCCGGGTCATGCCAGAGGCCCTGCTCCTTGGCGTACGCCTCGACCAGCGCGACCTGCTCCTCGCTGCGGCCGGTGAGCTTGAGGTAGCGGACGGTCTCCTCGTCGATCGGGAAGATCGCCACGGTGGAGCCGTACTCCGGGGACATGTTGCCGATGGTGGCCCGGTTGGCCAGCGGCACCGCGCTCACGCCGGGGCCGTAGAACTCGACGAACTTGCCGACCACGCCGTGCTGACGCAGCATCTCGGTGATGGTGAGCACCAGGTCGGTGGCGGTGGTGCCGGCCGGGGCCTCGCCGTGCAGCTTGAAGCCGACGACGCGCGGGATGAGCATGCTCACCGGCTGGCCGAGCATGGCCGCCTCGGCCTCGATACCGCCGACGCCCCAGCCCAGCACACCCAGGCCGTTGACCATGGTGGTGTGCGAGTCGGTGCCGACGACGGTGTCCGGGTAGGCCTGTCCGTTGCGCTCCATGATGGTGCGGGCCAGGTACTCGATGTTGACCTGGTGCACGATGCCGGTGCCCGGCGGGACGACCTTGAACTCGTTGAACGCGCTCTGGCCCCAGCGCAGGAACTGGTAGCGCTCCTTGTTGCGCTCGTACTCCAGCTCGACGTTGCGCGCGAAGGCGTCCTCGCGACCGAAGAGGTCGGCGATGACCGAGTGGTCGATAACCAACTCGGCCGGGGCCAGCGGGTTGACCTTGGTCGGGTCACCGCCCAGCTCGCGGACCGCCTCGCGCATGGTGGCCAGGTCGACCACGCAGGGCACGCCGGTGAAGTCCTGCATCAGCACCCGGGCCGGGGTGAACTGGATCTCCACGCTCGGGTCGGCGGTGGCGTCCCAGCCGCCCAGCTCCCGGATGTGGTCGGCGGTGATGTTCGCGCCGTCCTCGGTGCGGAGCAGGTTCTCCAGCAGGATCTTGAGGCTGTACGGCAGGCGGTCGTGCCCGTCCACCTTACTGATTTTGAAAATTTCGTAGCTCGCGTCTCCGACGCGTAGCTGGGTCTTCGCACCGAAGGTGTCGAGGCTCGCCACGTCGTACTCCTTCACACCAGCGACCGTGAGTAGTCCTGAGCAGTCTTTCGTACGGGGTACCGCACTGCCGGGCTTAGGTAACACTTACCGGCCGAATTCTCCGCTCAACAAAACCGTACGTCCGTCTTGCTATTGACGCAACTTCGGGTCAGGTTCTGAGACGAGAAGGCGGCAGGGGGCACCCCAGCTACGCCAGGCTGCCGATCTTGAGCACCAGCGTACGGCGGTCCTTGGTGGTGACGGTGACGAAGTCCCCGTCGAGGTACACCGCTTCGGGCAGGTCGGCACCGACGTTGGCCGCGCCGGTCGCCTTGCCGGTCGCCGCCTCCAGGACCCAGACCTGCCACTGTGAGTTCCGGCCGTCGTAGTTGGCCAGGACCATCCGACCGGCGGCAGTGGCGACGATGCTCGGGCTGTTGGCGAAGGAGCGCAGCTCCTTGCCGGTGAAGTCCAGCACCTTGGGGTCACGGATCGAGTCGAACGGGCCCTCGCCGAACAGGAGAACACCACCGTTGACCTGCCAGGTCTCCTGGTCCGACCAGTCGACCTTCACCCGCCAGCTCTCCTTGCCCGTGTCGATGTCCACGGCGACCGTGTAGTCGCCGTCGTCCTGCGGTGTGTCGATCGCCGCGCAGACCAGGCGCGGCCCGCACACCGCGACGTCCTCGATGTCGAAACCGGCGGTCAGCGGAAGGGACCAGGCCGGCTTGAAGTGGGGTACCGCGTAGGCGGCGAGGACGGCCCGGCCGCCGGAGGCGGACCGGTGCTGTTTGCCGATCGCCAGTTTGTCGAAGCCCACCCACACCGCTGCCTCCAGGGGCAGCTTCCCAGTGCCCAGGCGTGCGTTGGTCCGCGCGTCGAACGCGTAGCCGACCTGCTTGTCGGTGTTCAGTTCGACCATGGTGTCACTGGCGGTCATGGTCTCCCGAATCCCGCTCTTCGCGGTGGGCAGCAGACCGGGACCGGCGGGGGTGTCCGCCGAGGGGAGGATCCGCATCGCGGCGAGTCGGTGCTCCCCGGGTGTCAGCAGGTCGTCGTTGCCGGGCCGGTGCCACTTTCGCTTCCCGGTACGCAGGTCGACCCGTTCGGCGGCATTGTCGTAGATGCCGTCACGCACCTCGGTCACCACGTCGGTGCCGTAGTAGGCGATGTCCACCCGGTCTTCCCAGGGCTTCTGCCACAGCACTTTTCCGTCGGCGGCGGACAGCACCGCTCGGATGTCCCTGCTGTCGTGCGTCACCGAACGCTCACCGTCGACGATGATCAGATCGGCGACCGGGGTGAGGCGAACCTCGGTGGGCTCCATCCGTACGTTGGTGGTCCACCGCGGTGCCTGGCCCCCGCCCGCCAGTTGCGACATGACCTGGGTGATGCCGTTACCGGCATAGGCGGTGACGACGTGACCGTCCGCGATCGTCGTGGTGGTCGCCCCGGCCTGGGACGACGTGATCTCAGTTATCTGGTCAAGCTTGCCCTGGCCCGATCGCTGGCCACCGCCCTTGGCGTCGCCGCCGATGCCGAGGCCACCGGAGCCGCCCGTGCCGGAACCGGTGGAGCCCTCGCCGAGCGCGTCGGTGACCCACTGTCCGCCCTTGACCACCGCACCCACGCAGCCGGCCAGGACCGCCAGCAGCACGACGACGGTGACCGCACGGCGGACCGGCCGGCGAGGCGGGGCGATGGTCTTGATCGGCGGGAACGCCGGGCCGCCCGGTGGCGGACCGAATCCGGGGGACCAGCCGGGCGAGACCGGAGGCGGTGTGGCCGCCGGGGTGCCGGCTGGGGCAGGCGCGGGGGACATCGGTGGTGCCGGTGCGAACGTCGCTCCCGCTGGCGAGACTGGCGACGATGGCGATGGCGATGGCGATGGCGATGGCGGCGGCGGCGGGGCCGGTGGGGCCGGTGGGGATGGCGGCGGGGCCGGTGGGGGAGGCGACGAAGGGTTTGCGGGAGATGGTGACGGGGTGCCGGCGATGGCCGGGTCCCGGACGTCGGCCGTGCCGGCGGCAGTGGCGTACACCAGCGCGCCGTAGGCGACCGGCAGTTCCGGCTGCTCGGGCACCGAGGGCGCGACACCCAGCCGGGCGTGTAGCCGGGTGGCCACCAGGGGCATCCGGCTCGCCCCGCCGACCAGCAGTAGCCCGGCCAAGCTGCCCGGTGCGACCCCGGCCCGTTGTAGGACCCGGCGGATCTCGTCGACCCCTCGGGCGACGAGCGGGCTGGCGATCCGGTCCAGCTCCTCCCGTGTGAGGTGCATCGGCTCGTCGAGGCCCGGGATGTGCGCCGGGGCCACCGTCGTACGCGACAGCATCTCCTTCGCGGAGCGGACCTCGGTCCAGAAGCTCTGCCGGTCGCGGCGGTCGGCAGCAGTCTGCGGTTCGCGGAGCCGCTGCCACAGGTCGGCGTCCCGGATGCCGGCGAGCTGGCCGAGGTGCGCCACCAGTGCCTCGTCGATGTCCAGGCCACCCAGGTCGTCGAGCCCGCCGGTGGCCAGCACCCGCAGCCCGACCGCCTCACGCCGGACCACAGCCACGTCGAGGGTCCCGCCGCCGAGGTCGAAGATGCCGAGGTGACCGCCGACCGGCACCTGCTGCCCGAGGACCTGTACGCAGTAGGTGGCGGCGGCGATCGGCTCGTCGACCAGCTGCACCTGCCCGAGACCGGCCAGCCGGGCCGCCTCGCGCAGCACCTCCCGGCGGGGCTGCCCCCAG is a window of Micromonospora polyrhachis DNA encoding:
- a CDS encoding TrmB family transcriptional regulator encodes the protein MSLEPNALAGAGVHADEEAILRALLTLPQATVDELSIASDQPPEQVAGALARLSGRGLVARLAGAQPQYTAADPRAALDALIHPAERALRRAREAAAELSALFHTARAERPVAGPVEVVTGREEISRYFVRIQQSAVRDVCAFDRPPYVHAVGNPVEPAILARGVRWRVVYHPDALALPGALADVRALATLGEQARVLTDVPFKMHLVDDRVAMVALDTDTATVRAALVYPSALLEALSIVFESCWQRATPLDGAAGEEEVSDEDRQLLALLAAGVKDDAIGRQLGLSVRTMRRRVRRLLDLLGAQTRFQAGMQAARRGWI
- a CDS encoding phage baseplate protein, which codes for MADTVSRRGLLVAGGGTALGALGTLGLSQPAGAAPPVTARATALAAAELPASRRFNLTDGSDPLFREKPLRNATVLQSFAFDNVNRRIYVAQVLQGGLKLAEPAAVSGGARNAAGDLCVTQLDFAGNQLGQMYLLGFGHGVSMGAEPVGSSTYLWTETDAVSDGKTARGSSIARFPFVDRAVLTKASPMEKHKPVAGATNTTASVDFAYGQLIVRYSLGGRMRISAYDLAAFKSGNYTPIATVDQPSVVADSRPFQGYTSFGRYLYLLEGSAYGTYDSTEANYGNTYLTTVDFSTGAVVQRAWSKAGYSLSFREPEGMGVHLTDPANLNSARLCFGFASGLGGARMASIYFKDLLI
- a CDS encoding IS30 family transposase; the encoded protein is MFEIRKDRAPQGRKKLHAERQAYLDLVAQGVGTAQACRIVGVNRRTGHRWRHGRKSRAGQEAQPPARPGTSSGRFLSVDDRILIADLRREGRSLRSIAAEVGRDPSTISRELRRNAHPGTGDYRPHAAQARAEQRRPRPKTGKLAANPRLRQAVQDGLDRKWSPEQIVQRLRRDFPDQPGMHVTHETIYQALYVQGRGELRRELTRALRTGRAVRRPRRQPGQRQPRFTAPMVMISDRPAEADDRAVPGHWEGDLIIGKDSASAIGTLVERATRYVLLVHLGRGRTAERVRDALQATVATLPAHLKRSLTWDQGAEMALHHQFSTAADIPVYFCDPHSPWQRGSNENTNGLLRQYFPKGTDLAVHAPEHLAAVAAELNGRPRKTLGWDTPAERIAKLLTEAS
- a CDS encoding aconitate hydratase yields the protein MKEYDVASLDTFGAKTQLRVGDASYEIFKISKVDGHDRLPYSLKILLENLLRTEDGANITADHIRELGGWDATADPSVEIQFTPARVLMQDFTGVPCVVDLATMREAVRELGGDPTKVNPLAPAELVIDHSVIADLFGREDAFARNVELEYERNKERYQFLRWGQSAFNEFKVVPPGTGIVHQVNIEYLARTIMERNGQAYPDTVVGTDSHTTMVNGLGVLGWGVGGIEAEAAMLGQPVSMLIPRVVGFKLHGEAPAGTTATDLVLTITEMLRQHGVVGKFVEFYGPGVSAVPLANRATIGNMSPEYGSTVAIFPIDEETVRYLKLTGRSEEQVALVEAYAKEQGLWHDPAAEPDYSERLELDLSTIEPSLAGPKRPQDRVPLGNAKTLFRSALQNYLDTDKRPVTGPADEASKESFPASDPPANDQIDPADKPRDLISAATGANGRQSNPIRVTDENGAEYELDHGAVVIAAITSCTNTSNPQVMIGAALLARNAVERGLTRKPWVKTTLAPGSKVVMDYYERAGLTPYLEKLGFHLVGYGCTTCIGNSGPLPEAVSAAVNEADLSVVSVLSGNRNFEGRINPDVKMNYLASPPLVVAYALAGTMDIDLANEPIGYGSDGEPVFLRDIWPNSAEIQDVIASAIGAAGFGAAYSDVFAGDERWQSLPTPTGDTFAWAGESTYVRKPPYFEGMAQDPQPVNDITAARVLAKLGDSVTTDHISPAGAIKADSPAGKYLAEHGVARHEFNSYGSRRGNHEVMIRGTFANIRLRNQLVPGVEGGFTVNHLTGEQTSIYDASVAYQAAAVPLVILSGKEYGSGSSRDWAAKGTMLLGVRAVIAESYERIHRSNLIGMGVLPLQYPNEVTADTLGLTGTETFTITGVTALNEGRIPRTVKVTTDTGIEFDAVVRIDTPGEADYYRHGGILQYVLRKMLTA
- a CDS encoding Hsp70 family protein: MANPARLAVDLGTTHTVAVVHRVDQQPRSLLFDGSPLLASGVFVDVVGTVHTGRDATRLGAAEPERFEPHPKRRIDEGWVLLGEAELAVTALLAAVLRRVVEEARHAGVEPATDGTILTCPADWGQPRREVLREAARLAGLGQVQLVDEPIAAATYCVQVLGQQVPVGGHLGIFDLGGGTLDVAVVRREAVGLRVLATGGLDDLGGLDIDEALVAHLGQLAGIRDADLWQRLREPQTAADRRDRQSFWTEVRSAKEMLSRTTVAPAHIPGLDEPMHLTREELDRIASPLVARGVDEIRRVLQRAGVAPGSLAGLLLVGGASRMPLVATRLHARLGVAPSVPEQPELPVAYGALVYATAAGTADVRDPAIAGTPSPSPANPSSPPPPAPPPSPPAPPAPPPPPSPSPSPSPSSPVSPAGATFAPAPPMSPAPAPAGTPAATPPPVSPGWSPGFGPPPGGPAFPPIKTIAPPRRPVRRAVTVVVLLAVLAGCVGAVVKGGQWVTDALGEGSTGSGTGGSGGLGIGGDAKGGGQRSGQGKLDQITEITSSQAGATTTTIADGHVVTAYAGNGITQVMSQLAGGGQAPRWTTNVRMEPTEVRLTPVADLIIVDGERSVTHDSRDIRAVLSAADGKVLWQKPWEDRVDIAYYGTDVVTEVRDGIYDNAAERVDLRTGKRKWHRPGNDDLLTPGEHRLAAMRILPSADTPAGPGLLPTAKSGIRETMTASDTMVELNTDKQVGYAFDARTNARLGTGKLPLEAAVWVGFDKLAIGKQHRSASGGRAVLAAYAVPHFKPAWSLPLTAGFDIEDVAVCGPRLVCAAIDTPQDDGDYTVAVDIDTGKESWRVKVDWSDQETWQVNGGVLLFGEGPFDSIRDPKVLDFTGKELRSFANSPSIVATAAGRMVLANYDGRNSQWQVWVLEAATGKATGAANVGADLPEAVYLDGDFVTVTTKDRRTLVLKIGSLA